TGGGGGTACGCCCGATGTCGATGCCTCGCCGCACCGAATGGATCGTCGCTCCGCCGGAGATCTGCTGTCTGTGTCGGGAGCCGTTGGGCCTGCCGGCCGAGACCAGCGCCTGGAACGGACGGCCCGCCCATCGCGATTGCGTCCGGATCCACCTGATCCAGGGGGACCCCGCCTTCCGGGAGACGGGCGGGGAGGCGGACGAGGCCCCGGACGAGGGGGCGGAATCGCTTGACGGGGTCCTCCCGCGCGATGACGAGGACAACACCTTCGAGTGAGGAATCGGACCTCGGTGGGGCCCAAGGTGCCCGAATTGTCGCGCCCGGCTCGACGCAACCAATAAGAGCCTCCGCTTTCGTGGTATCCATCGGATCGGCGAGTTAGGAGTAGTACGAATGCCCGAAGTGGTCATCACCTGCGACTGGACGATGATGAGCAATCACAATGGGAAGGAGTTCCTCGGCTTCGGCACCACCACTCCGGCCTACGTCCTTCCGGAGCGCGTGTACAAGCGCCTGTTCTATCCGGACATGCCGGTCGATGAGAACGGCTTCCCAGTGGCCGCGCCGTACGGAATGCGCAAAATCGAGGCGGCGCTCATCGACGGCGGGTTCGACGCCCGCATCGTCCACCCCTCCCACCTTCACCGCTACATGCCCGGCTCGGCGAAGGTGCTCCTCATCTCGGGACACGACTACTTTGGGCTGAACCCTCCGGCGTCGACCTTCGGCGGGGTCATGCACCGCGACCCGCTCAACTGCGTCAACTTCAAGCGGATGATGACCCAGCCCGCGGTCGTCGAGGCCCGCAAGCAGGGCATGAAGATCATCGCCGGCGGTCCGTGCGCCTGGCAGATCGCCCCGCCCACGCGGATGAAGCTCCCCTGGATCCAGGAGTTCGTCGACTCGTTCGGTGGCATCGACTCGGTCGTCGAGGGCGAGGGGGACATCTTCGTCAAGGAGATCGTCCGAAAGGCGCTCGCCGATGAGTACCTGCCTCCCCACGTCATCATGACCCCGAAGGAGGCGCCGAAGGTCGAGCAGATCTCCACGATCAAGTACGCCAGCGTCAACGGTCTCGTCGAGATCGGGCGCGGCTGCTGCCGCGGGTGCTCGTTCTGCTCGGTGACCACGCGCCCCACTCGGTGGTACGGGCTCGACAAAATCGAGGAGGAGCTCCGGGTCAACGCGAAGGTCAACAACCGCAAGGGGATCCTGCACTCGGACGACGTCTTCTTCTACGGCAGCCCGAACGTGATGCCCCGCGAGGAGAAGCTGATCCCGCTGCTCCAGCTCGCGAAGCGCTACTACGAGCAGGTCGGGTGGAGCCACGTCGCCATCGCCTCGCTGATGACCAAGCCGAAGCTCCTGTCGAAGTGCGCGGAAGTGCTCATCGACGACAAGCAGAAGTGGTGGGGCGTCGAGATCGGGGTCGAGACCGGCTCTCCGCATATGGTCACCGCCGCCATGCCCGGCAAAGTCGCTCCGTTCAAGGCCTCCCAGTGGCCCGAGCTCGTGGTCCAAGCGGCGGGCCTGCTGAACGACAACCACGTCTATCCGGCGTGCACGTTCATCGTCGGGCTCCCTCAGGAGACCGAAGACGACGTCCTGAAGACGATCGACCTGATCGACGACCTCTGGGATTTCAAGGCGCTCCTGGTGCCGATGTTCTTCGTACCCCTCGGCCACCTGAAGTCCCGGGACTGGTTCCAGCGCGACATGCTCTCCGACGTCCAGGAGGAGCTGCTCAA
This window of the Thermoplasmata archaeon genome carries:
- a CDS encoding radical SAM protein, whose product is MPEVVITCDWTMMSNHNGKEFLGFGTTTPAYVLPERVYKRLFYPDMPVDENGFPVAAPYGMRKIEAALIDGGFDARIVHPSHLHRYMPGSAKVLLISGHDYFGLNPPASTFGGVMHRDPLNCVNFKRMMTQPAVVEARKQGMKIIAGGPCAWQIAPPTRMKLPWIQEFVDSFGGIDSVVEGEGDIFVKEIVRKALADEYLPPHVIMTPKEAPKVEQISTIKYASVNGLVEIGRGCCRGCSFCSVTTRPTRWYGLDKIEEELRVNAKVNNRKGILHSDDVFFYGSPNVMPREEKLIPLLQLAKRYYEQVGWSHVAIASLMTKPKLLSKCAEVLIDDKQKWWGVEIGVETGSPHMVTAAMPGKVAPFKASQWPELVVQAAGLLNDNHVYPACTFIVGLPQETEDDVLKTIDLIDDLWDFKALLVPMFFVPLGHLKSRDWFQRDMLSDVQEELLKRALTHGIRQSKGLLTEFFDWEGAHTTAYRSAFRGFIGFLELIAKMHGLYSPANRPGRSIEDPNRYPDRLPIPTIPVRE